The following proteins are encoded in a genomic region of Fervidobacterium pennivorans DSM 9078:
- a CDS encoding 6-phosphofructokinase, translated as MRRIGVLSVGNDCPGLNPAIRSIVVNAIEQEIEVMGIKDGFEGLLNDKVDILVRNNVSGILHQGGTILGTSLFIPERDEDLTAIKNKTIQYGITGYIILGGRNAVRAALNLQRYGIPSIIVPATIDNDLSFTDFSIGFITALERVTQALDIIHSTAESHHRVMIVETMGAPGGWLATFGGLAGGADFVITSSDVLNPKELLATIQHRYESGKRFSIVVVEDGVKLPEEIIDECKCSHETDPAEVVGIYIGKKLNLEWRYTNLGYIQRGGTPAAMDRIIATQLSARAVELVKMGKFYHAVGVKGFIVTEVPYSETLLNVRPVDYYIKQLTKLFY; from the coding sequence ATGAGAAGAATAGGTGTTCTTTCTGTTGGAAATGATTGTCCAGGTTTGAACCCAGCAATCAGGTCGATCGTTGTTAACGCTATAGAACAAGAAATTGAAGTGATGGGTATAAAAGATGGATTTGAAGGATTACTGAACGATAAAGTTGACATACTTGTTAGAAACAACGTATCAGGTATTCTTCACCAAGGGGGAACGATACTAGGAACTTCGCTTTTTATTCCTGAAAGGGACGAGGATTTAACTGCCATTAAAAACAAGACGATTCAATATGGCATAACTGGATACATAATTCTTGGTGGAAGAAATGCAGTTAGAGCTGCACTGAACCTACAAAGATACGGAATACCATCAATAATCGTGCCTGCAACAATAGACAACGACCTCTCATTTACAGATTTTTCCATAGGGTTCATAACAGCGCTTGAACGTGTAACACAGGCGCTTGACATTATCCATTCGACGGCGGAATCTCACCACAGGGTTATGATTGTAGAGACGATGGGCGCACCTGGTGGTTGGCTCGCAACTTTTGGTGGTCTTGCTGGAGGTGCCGATTTCGTCATAACAAGCTCGGATGTTTTAAATCCAAAAGAGCTTTTAGCAACTATCCAGCACAGATATGAGAGCGGAAAGAGATTCTCAATAGTTGTAGTAGAAGATGGTGTTAAATTACCCGAAGAGATAATCGACGAATGCAAGTGTTCCCACGAAACAGACCCGGCTGAAGTTGTTGGAATATACATAGGTAAAAAACTCAACCTCGAATGGCGATATACAAACCTTGGATACATTCAAAGAGGTGGCACACCGGCAGCAATGGACAGAATCATTGCAACACAACTGAGTGCAAGAGCTGTCGAACTTGTGAAAATGGGTAAATTTTACCATGCGGTTGGTGTAAAAGGTTTTATCGTAACAGAGGTGCCTTATAGTGAAACCCTCCTTAACGTGAGACCAGTTGACTATTACATCAAACAACTTACAAAGCTCTTCTATTAA
- a CDS encoding MFS transporter, giving the protein MVERLPLWKKWMYALGQLGWSLTSFAIGNALVYFYMPPEGVNFPQYITRGAVWAGLTIVGLALGTSRLFDAITDPIVATMSDRSKLKLGRRRGFLAISVLPFALFSFLPFFPPSASYTINTIWLFATVIAFYWFMTMYVTPFFAWMSELGHDPDERLGLSTMISITWALGYVLGTQIYLFQTVLEKRGFEPVKAFQTVTVLYGLIGFIFMLLPVIFIDERRYCEQHTVNEGSLESIVNAFKEKHFAVFVIQDLLYWIGLTGISLGLVYYITVLLKLPKEQASQVQLIMFLLSFLFYVPVNFLAKKFGKKKVLMVGFIIFALNFAFAAVLGKLNMSPYAQSYIVGVLAAIPLAIFGILPNAMVADIAEAHGRKTGNYKAGVFFGARTFMQKMGQTIAGLVFPSIYILGSNQVNEFGLRISAIISLTLMILGYIVMLFYNEKEILKTLGIKVTAQEN; this is encoded by the coding sequence ATGGTAGAAAGATTGCCGTTGTGGAAAAAGTGGATGTATGCACTTGGCCAGCTTGGTTGGTCGCTTACCAGCTTTGCTATCGGAAACGCACTCGTTTATTTTTACATGCCGCCTGAGGGTGTGAATTTTCCACAGTATATAACCAGGGGAGCTGTATGGGCTGGACTGACTATTGTGGGACTTGCCTTGGGGACTTCCAGGCTTTTTGATGCGATTACAGACCCTATTGTGGCTACTATGTCAGACAGAAGTAAATTAAAACTTGGCAGAAGAAGGGGATTTCTGGCAATCAGCGTGCTTCCATTTGCGTTGTTTTCTTTTCTGCCTTTCTTTCCACCATCGGCGAGTTATACAATCAACACTATTTGGCTTTTTGCCACAGTTATCGCATTCTACTGGTTTATGACGATGTACGTAACTCCGTTCTTTGCATGGATGAGCGAACTTGGACATGACCCAGATGAGCGTCTTGGACTTAGCACGATGATTTCCATTACATGGGCTCTTGGATACGTTTTAGGAACGCAAATTTACCTTTTCCAAACCGTTTTGGAAAAACGGGGTTTTGAACCCGTTAAAGCATTTCAAACAGTTACAGTGCTTTATGGATTGATAGGTTTTATCTTTATGCTACTGCCTGTTATATTTATCGATGAAAGGCGTTACTGTGAACAACACACGGTAAATGAAGGAAGTTTAGAATCTATAGTCAACGCATTCAAAGAAAAGCACTTTGCAGTCTTTGTTATCCAGGATTTACTTTACTGGATTGGTTTAACAGGCATAAGCCTTGGGCTTGTATATTACATAACGGTCTTGTTGAAACTTCCAAAAGAGCAAGCATCTCAAGTTCAGCTCATAATGTTCCTTTTGTCTTTCTTATTCTACGTTCCTGTAAATTTCCTGGCAAAAAAATTTGGTAAGAAGAAAGTTCTTATGGTTGGGTTTATTATATTTGCTTTAAACTTTGCATTTGCCGCAGTTTTAGGTAAGTTGAATATGTCACCGTACGCCCAGAGTTATATTGTAGGGGTCCTGGCGGCAATACCACTCGCAATATTTGGAATCCTACCAAACGCAATGGTAGCTGATATCGCTGAAGCACATGGAAGAAAGACGGGTAATTACAAAGCAGGAGTTTTCTTTGGCGCTAGGACTTTTATGCAAAAAATGGGACAAACGATAGCGGGACTCGTATTTCCATCTATATACATTCTCGGAAGTAACCAAGTTAACGAATTCGGACTTAGAATCAGCGCTATAATTTCGCTAACTTTAATGATTCTTGGCTATATCGTAATGCTTTTCTATAACGAAAAGGAAATCTTAAAAACACTGGGAATTAAAGTTACGGCACAAGAGAATTAA
- a CDS encoding iron-containing alcohol dehydrogenase, translated as MFEKKVNIYNVFELRCKTTCYFGVGAIDKMRDISEYLSKRGMKKVIVVTDPVAYKVTGAWDVVTKYFNQFGIEYVLYDKVTPNPTVEQIDEATKLGKEFGAQVVFGIGGGSPIDTAKSVAVLLEYEGKTGAELYEGKFTPEKAKPIIAINTTHGTGTEVDRFAVASILEKEYKPAIAYDCIYPLFSIDDPQLMVTLPYKQTLYTTIDALNHITEASTTLARNPYSILLAKETVRLIATYLPQALSNPNDLNARYWLLYASAIAGISFDNGLLHFTHALEHPLSAVKPDLAHGLGLAMLLPAVVKEIYPFVAEILAEVYEPIVPGLEGKPGEAEKIAKGIEDWLFNMGITEKLESVGFNEGHVEKLTELAMTTPSLGLLLSVAPIKAEKEVIARIYRNSLKRM; from the coding sequence ATGTTTGAAAAGAAGGTAAACATCTACAACGTGTTTGAGTTGAGATGCAAAACAACATGCTATTTTGGTGTAGGTGCGATAGATAAAATGAGGGATATTTCTGAGTATCTTTCAAAGCGCGGTATGAAAAAAGTAATTGTTGTAACGGACCCTGTTGCGTACAAGGTTACAGGGGCATGGGATGTTGTAACAAAGTACTTCAACCAATTTGGCATAGAATACGTTCTGTATGATAAAGTTACACCAAACCCAACAGTAGAGCAGATTGATGAAGCAACAAAACTTGGAAAGGAATTTGGTGCACAAGTGGTGTTTGGTATAGGGGGAGGTAGTCCGATAGATACAGCAAAAAGTGTTGCAGTGCTTTTGGAATACGAAGGAAAAACAGGAGCGGAACTTTACGAAGGAAAATTCACCCCGGAAAAGGCTAAGCCAATTATTGCTATTAACACAACACATGGTACAGGAACGGAAGTGGACAGATTCGCTGTTGCCTCGATACTTGAGAAAGAGTACAAACCAGCGATAGCCTACGACTGCATATATCCTCTCTTTTCTATCGATGACCCACAACTAATGGTTACACTCCCATACAAACAAACACTTTACACAACCATTGATGCGCTTAATCATATTACAGAAGCATCGACAACGCTCGCAAGAAACCCATATTCCATACTTCTAGCAAAAGAAACCGTGAGACTTATTGCCACTTACTTGCCACAGGCACTTAGTAATCCAAATGACCTCAACGCAAGGTATTGGCTACTTTACGCATCGGCTATCGCAGGTATTTCTTTTGACAACGGACTACTCCACTTCACACACGCACTTGAACACCCACTTAGCGCAGTAAAACCAGATCTTGCGCATGGGCTTGGACTTGCAATGCTACTTCCGGCAGTTGTGAAAGAGATTTATCCATTTGTTGCAGAGATTCTTGCGGAGGTATACGAACCGATAGTTCCAGGCCTTGAAGGAAAGCCAGGAGAAGCAGAAAAAATAGCAAAAGGAATTGAAGACTGGCTTTTCAATATGGGTATAACGGAAAAACTTGAAAGCGTAGGGTTCAACGAAGGGCATGTTGAAAAGCTCACGGAACTTGCAATGACAACCCCTTCACTTGGCTTATTGCTAAGTGTTGCACCAATAAAGGCAGAAAAAGAAGTAATAGCTCGGATATACAGGAACTCTTTAAAGAGGATGTAA
- a CDS encoding pyridoxamine 5'-phosphate oxidase family protein has product MSESIEREKKYLVSEEKAQKLKAISKWKLGVVQWYLQDCSFFDFAKDKNIKNCRVRYMVDETGNEKWIVAFKSELMEGFKRIEEEYEIRPNEALWNNLIRTPVAAKVRYFISEKPAEIVLDEFVELEKPYNVSVKYLVEIETHEDFEIYEKEYELGNGLNYEEFDRYTNKNIAIVSSIPPRLIVEKIRQIMGVSSFKMMRRKDRELPIGKALEIIEKGEYGVLSTFDGEYPYGVPVNYAYKDGIIYIHCALDGKKLENISKHPKVSFSVIAKSKVLPEKLTTAYESAIAFGSAELLEGPEKKVAIFELVKKYSPQFAKKYSHIDETEENEECKNTAIIKITIEYISGKSRAEWV; this is encoded by the coding sequence ATGAGTGAAAGCATTGAACGCGAAAAAAAGTACCTCGTTAGTGAAGAAAAAGCCCAGAAACTTAAAGCAATTTCAAAATGGAAACTAGGAGTGGTCCAATGGTATCTACAGGACTGCTCCTTTTTTGATTTTGCCAAGGATAAGAATATCAAAAATTGCCGTGTCAGATACATGGTTGATGAAACAGGAAACGAAAAATGGATTGTTGCTTTTAAATCGGAGTTGATGGAAGGTTTCAAAAGAATTGAAGAAGAATACGAAATAAGACCTAACGAAGCTCTATGGAATAATTTGATAAGAACTCCTGTCGCAGCAAAGGTAAGATACTTCATCAGCGAAAAACCTGCTGAAATCGTGCTCGACGAATTCGTTGAACTCGAAAAACCATACAATGTATCCGTCAAATACCTTGTCGAAATCGAAACACATGAAGATTTCGAAATATATGAAAAAGAATACGAACTTGGCAATGGTCTTAACTACGAAGAATTTGATAGGTACACAAACAAAAATATAGCTATTGTAAGCTCCATCCCTCCAAGGTTAATAGTTGAAAAAATCCGTCAAATAATGGGTGTTAGTAGCTTTAAAATGATGCGCCGAAAAGACAGAGAACTTCCTATCGGAAAGGCATTAGAAATAATAGAAAAAGGTGAATATGGGGTGCTTTCAACATTCGATGGGGAATACCCATACGGAGTGCCCGTTAATTATGCATATAAAGACGGAATAATATATATCCACTGCGCACTAGATGGCAAAAAACTTGAGAATATATCAAAACACCCGAAAGTCAGCTTCAGTGTAATTGCAAAATCAAAAGTATTGCCAGAAAAATTGACAACTGCATATGAAAGTGCAATCGCATTTGGCAGTGCCGAATTGTTAGAAGGTCCTGAAAAGAAAGTGGCTATTTTCGAACTCGTTAAAAAGTATTCACCACAATTTGCTAAAAAATACAGCCATATCGATGAGACAGAAGAAAATGAAGAATGCAAAAATACAGCGATTATTAAGATAACGATAGAATACATTTCTGGAAAATCGCGAGCAGAGTGGGTGTAA
- a CDS encoding heavy-metal-associated domain-containing protein produces MAQYLLKVPDISCNHCKMRISKALEEIGETNFEIRVAQKEIVIETDNIEGVVQKLEEIDYPVESATIM; encoded by the coding sequence ATGGCACAATATTTATTGAAAGTCCCTGACATTTCTTGCAATCACTGCAAAATGAGAATTTCGAAGGCACTCGAGGAAATCGGTGAAACCAACTTTGAAATTAGGGTTGCTCAGAAGGAAATTGTCATTGAAACGGATAACATTGAGGGGGTAGTGCAAAAGCTCGAAGAAATTGATTATCCTGTAGAATCGGCAACCATCATGTAA
- a CDS encoding heavy metal translocating P-type ATPase translates to MEQKKSLKITGMTCANCARIVEKSLSKVDGVKFAAVNLATNTAFVVLEKDVPDEVLQKAVESVGYGVSDEPLEAIEKKRLKRIKKNTYISLTITIPLMVLMFLHMSGKHVPFFKEIELIFSAIVIFYAGRDTIRGATIALLHKHSNMDTLIFFGAVTAWLTNVTTYFGLSIHPFGTIGAMIVSLHLVGRYIESTLRDKASKQVKELLALQSKEARIITDKGELLVPIEAVKEGLLALVKPGERIPADGIIVEGHSSVDESMITGESIPVEKGVNDEVVGGALNLTGVLKIKVTRVGEDTFLSKMIALVQEAQGAKVPIQQLADRITNYFVPTIISLALLSAFLWYFNFDSLSDLTHSIRLMLPWSLHEIDRLSFSIFVFLTTVVIACPCALGLATPMALIVGTSLAAKKGLLIKNAEAIQTVKNVGYVLFDKTGTITYGKPRVAVENLPVDERKKVKQIIQLSTHPLSKAISEYLNTTEIIDTTDGCETINGFEEIHGKGLKAKIGTDEYFIGKPKDVSSYEEYTSRGMSIVEVCKNDIIIGFFALEDTVREDSKKAIEELKSHGIIPVMVTGDNEKTAIHVAKIVGIDEIYANVKPEEKMDIVRKYQATGKKVVMVGDGINDAAALKAADIGVAIGSGSDLAIDSADIIITKGGISKVSDVISISKATFGAIKTNLLFAFLYNVVAIPLAMVGLLHPAIAEGAMAMSSITVILNSMNIRKKFKSEG, encoded by the coding sequence ATGGAGCAGAAAAAGAGTTTAAAGATAACCGGAATGACTTGTGCAAATTGTGCAAGGATAGTTGAAAAATCTCTGTCAAAAGTTGATGGGGTTAAGTTTGCAGCTGTAAATTTGGCAACAAACACTGCTTTCGTTGTGTTGGAAAAAGATGTACCTGATGAAGTTCTTCAGAAAGCTGTCGAAAGTGTTGGTTACGGGGTTTCAGACGAACCTCTTGAAGCCATCGAAAAAAAAAGGCTTAAAAGAATCAAAAAGAATACATACATTTCTCTTACAATAACTATACCCCTCATGGTCCTTATGTTTCTGCACATGTCTGGAAAACACGTCCCGTTTTTCAAAGAGATAGAACTAATTTTCTCAGCGATTGTCATTTTCTATGCAGGAAGAGACACTATCCGCGGTGCAACAATTGCACTCTTGCACAAACATTCGAATATGGATACTTTGATATTTTTTGGAGCTGTAACTGCGTGGTTAACAAATGTTACTACTTACTTTGGTCTATCTATACACCCATTTGGTACGATTGGTGCAATGATAGTCTCTCTCCACCTTGTAGGAAGATATATAGAATCTACCCTTAGGGACAAAGCATCAAAACAGGTTAAGGAATTGCTGGCACTACAGTCGAAAGAGGCAAGAATAATTACAGACAAAGGCGAATTATTGGTTCCTATCGAGGCTGTTAAGGAAGGACTACTAGCTCTTGTTAAACCTGGTGAGAGAATACCCGCTGACGGAATAATTGTTGAAGGGCATTCTTCTGTCGATGAATCTATGATAACAGGTGAATCCATCCCTGTTGAAAAGGGGGTAAACGATGAAGTAGTCGGGGGAGCTTTGAATTTGACAGGTGTTTTGAAAATTAAGGTTACAAGAGTTGGTGAAGATACGTTCCTATCTAAAATGATAGCTCTTGTTCAAGAAGCACAGGGGGCAAAGGTCCCAATCCAACAACTTGCTGACAGGATAACGAATTATTTCGTCCCAACAATTATCAGTTTAGCTCTTCTAAGTGCATTTCTCTGGTATTTCAATTTTGATTCTTTAAGCGACTTAACGCATTCGATACGCTTGATGTTGCCATGGTCATTGCATGAAATTGATAGACTGTCGTTTTCAATTTTCGTCTTCTTAACAACAGTTGTCATTGCGTGTCCCTGTGCACTTGGACTTGCAACTCCGATGGCTTTGATAGTTGGAACTTCTCTTGCAGCAAAGAAAGGGCTTTTGATAAAAAACGCAGAGGCGATACAAACGGTTAAGAATGTAGGATATGTTCTTTTTGACAAAACCGGAACGATAACCTATGGAAAACCTCGTGTAGCGGTAGAGAACCTACCGGTTGACGAACGCAAAAAAGTAAAACAAATCATACAATTATCGACTCATCCTCTTTCTAAAGCCATTTCAGAGTATTTAAACACAACTGAAATAATCGACACAACTGATGGATGTGAAACAATCAACGGATTCGAAGAAATACACGGCAAGGGTTTGAAAGCAAAAATTGGAACTGACGAATACTTCATTGGAAAACCTAAGGATGTGTCGAGTTACGAAGAATACACTTCTAGAGGTATGTCCATTGTTGAAGTGTGTAAAAACGACATAATCATAGGTTTCTTCGCGTTGGAAGATACTGTTCGTGAAGATTCGAAAAAAGCTATCGAAGAACTAAAATCACATGGTATAATACCCGTGATGGTAACTGGTGATAACGAAAAAACCGCAATACATGTTGCAAAAATCGTTGGCATAGACGAAATTTATGCTAATGTAAAACCAGAAGAAAAAATGGACATTGTGAGAAAATACCAGGCAACGGGTAAGAAAGTAGTTATGGTTGGTGATGGTATTAATGATGCAGCTGCTTTGAAAGCTGCAGATATTGGGGTTGCCATCGGAAGTGGAAGTGACTTGGCGATAGATAGTGCAGATATCATAATAACAAAAGGTGGTATATCAAAAGTTTCAGATGTAATATCGATATCGAAAGCTACGTTTGGTGCAATCAAAACAAACCTTTTGTTTGCATTTTTGTATAACGTGGTGGCTATCCCCTTAGCAATGGTTGGTCTTTTGCACCCAGCCATTGCAGAAGGAGCCATGGCGATGAGCTCAATAACAGTAATCTTGAATTCTATGAACATCCGAAAGAAATTCAAAAGTGAAGGTTGA
- a CDS encoding FTR1 family iron permease, with protein MLQTFFLSFREVFEAALLVGIILTYLKQSGRDTLIKYVLYGTFGGVIASLIVGLLSYLQMSTSEGAEREFFEALMKLIASVLITYVVVWIGRQNKNIAKNLKENVDRRSSSIGLFSLAFISVLREGIELVVFTLASIGKNSFETITGILIGLVLAVGLVFAMFKYAIKINIKRIFKFLGVVLIVLGAEMFGEGIVDLFEIAGEFYELLLIGIYFVSMIILFFDEDLKRIFSKA; from the coding sequence TTGTTACAGACATTCTTCCTATCTTTTCGCGAGGTTTTTGAGGCTGCTCTTTTAGTTGGTATTATACTCACATATTTAAAACAATCTGGAAGGGACACTTTGATTAAGTATGTGCTTTACGGAACTTTTGGTGGGGTTATAGCAAGCTTGATAGTAGGTCTACTAAGTTATTTACAAATGAGTACGTCGGAAGGTGCGGAAAGAGAGTTTTTTGAAGCATTAATGAAACTCATTGCATCAGTCTTAATAACATATGTGGTTGTTTGGATTGGCAGGCAGAATAAAAACATAGCTAAGAATCTCAAGGAAAATGTCGATAGGCGTTCATCTTCAATTGGTTTGTTTTCATTAGCCTTCATATCAGTTTTGAGGGAAGGCATAGAGTTGGTTGTATTTACACTCGCAAGTATTGGGAAGAATTCGTTCGAAACTATAACTGGGATCTTAATTGGCTTGGTTTTGGCAGTTGGCTTGGTTTTTGCAATGTTCAAATATGCTATCAAGATAAACATTAAGAGGATTTTCAAGTTCTTGGGTGTAGTTCTAATAGTCCTGGGTGCAGAAATGTTCGGCGAGGGGATTGTGGATCTATTTGAAATAGCTGGTGAATTTTACGAATTGTTGCTCATTGGAATTTATTTTGTATCTATGATCATCCTATTCTTCGATGAAGATTTGAAACGCATTTTTTCAAAAGCGTAG
- a CDS encoding sensor domain-containing diguanylate cyclase, which produces MGFLRLANWKFLIFLLTIIISFIIGMNFFIYNEDENLKKLARIVIENEAVNISFAYFQWTELYEALKNNDSNFINNVKKIIRKDYPYVNYVEFSSGYPPTGYFEITSEGTLLLMRFKILDSFGNSYLPDKFAVVKLDASYILEKYQIKGIKISSGDRTLSKDFVYGLKYERFLTIKEIFLILLFLVLIVSITLFVNEFKTQKLLKMEETLNKSLEAITELTQGLLKGILAPSYQFILEKAVEIIPGAQAGSVLIKNGDYYEFAACVGYDFAQLSKVKFKPEELAQSLDGQVKIITHLDEFDSTKIMDERQEILLKYGRISEIKAMLSVPISVENEIVALLNLDNFEDEKAFNEFSIRIATVFANQVGVVFERIKLENELQKQKEYLEYISLRDPLTNLPNRRALENEAERMLALANREGKQVCVVYVDLKNFKPVNDRFGHKAGDYVISVVAQRLSSVMRKSDFLARVGGDEFVYLLYDCKEYVQFVERVINELEKPIQYEENTINVSANFGIAIYPKDATSFGDLLLKADVAMYYAKNNNLYFFLASNLNV; this is translated from the coding sequence ATGGGTTTCCTAAGACTTGCAAATTGGAAATTTCTAATTTTTCTTTTGACAATTATCATATCTTTCATCATAGGAATGAATTTTTTCATCTATAATGAAGACGAAAACTTAAAAAAGTTAGCACGTATAGTCATTGAAAATGAAGCGGTTAACATCTCATTTGCATATTTCCAATGGACCGAGCTTTATGAAGCACTCAAAAATAATGATTCCAATTTCATCAATAACGTCAAGAAAATTATACGAAAAGACTATCCATATGTGAATTATGTGGAGTTCTCTTCTGGTTATCCCCCAACTGGTTATTTTGAAATCACATCAGAAGGCACCTTGTTATTGATGCGCTTTAAGATTTTGGACTCATTCGGTAATTCATATTTGCCTGATAAGTTTGCTGTTGTCAAATTAGACGCAAGCTATATCCTCGAAAAATATCAGATAAAAGGGATAAAAATTTCTTCTGGTGATAGAACACTATCAAAAGACTTTGTCTATGGTTTAAAATACGAAAGATTTTTGACTATTAAAGAAATATTCCTAATACTGCTCTTTTTGGTTCTGATTGTATCGATTACGTTATTTGTAAACGAGTTCAAAACACAAAAACTGTTAAAAATGGAAGAAACATTGAATAAATCCCTTGAAGCGATAACCGAACTGACTCAAGGGCTCCTTAAGGGTATTCTTGCTCCAAGTTATCAATTCATACTTGAAAAAGCGGTTGAAATTATTCCTGGTGCACAAGCCGGCTCTGTTTTGATTAAAAACGGAGACTACTATGAATTTGCTGCGTGTGTAGGTTACGATTTTGCTCAGTTATCGAAGGTAAAATTCAAACCTGAAGAACTTGCACAAAGCTTAGACGGGCAAGTGAAAATTATCACGCATCTTGACGAATTTGATTCTACAAAAATTATGGACGAGCGTCAGGAAATTCTTCTGAAATACGGAAGAATCTCAGAAATTAAAGCCATGCTCTCTGTTCCGATATCTGTGGAAAATGAGATAGTAGCTCTCCTTAACCTTGATAATTTTGAAGACGAAAAAGCTTTTAATGAATTTTCAATAAGAATAGCTACAGTTTTTGCCAATCAAGTTGGTGTTGTTTTCGAAAGGATAAAGCTTGAAAATGAACTACAAAAACAAAAAGAATATCTTGAATACATCTCTTTGAGAGACCCGCTCACCAACCTTCCAAATAGAAGAGCTCTTGAAAATGAAGCAGAAAGAATGCTCGCACTAGCAAATAGGGAAGGAAAACAGGTGTGCGTTGTATATGTTGATCTGAAGAATTTTAAACCCGTTAACGATAGATTTGGACATAAAGCTGGTGATTATGTTATTTCAGTGGTAGCTCAGCGACTCTCATCAGTCATGCGAAAAAGTGATTTTCTTGCAAGAGTTGGCGGAGATGAATTTGTTTATCTCCTTTACGATTGCAAGGAGTATGTTCAATTTGTAGAAAGAGTTATTAACGAACTCGAAAAACCCATACAGTATGAAGAAAATACAATAAACGTATCCGCAAATTTCGGCATAGCAATTTATCCAAAAGATGCAACATCCTTCGGTGATTTGTTATTAAAAGCCGATGTTGCTATGTACTATGCAAAAAATAACAACCTTTACTTCTTCCTCGCTTCTAACCTTAACGTTTAG